In Hemicordylus capensis ecotype Gifberg chromosome 13, rHemCap1.1.pri, whole genome shotgun sequence, a single window of DNA contains:
- the PERCC1 gene encoding protein PERCC1 produces MATGGVIQSLSKFRFPVAFPHSFLPATVCPEMTFQDLSEEEGMEEEEEEEEEEEEEEEGREDMEAEDRPRRHNPDRQDEGASSSDSGLNNAEMTLQLLRFAERISDDIQRYFGRKSKEDDSDACDIYEDSSSPPLSGRVRYYADLFRISQSGEPEEEDGFSGSLKPLVHLNQQLWRSLCCDEGAEKLGPLAELFEYGLCPYAKQPTASDSRKLRLERKYAHVTPMRNRKLPSSFWKEPAPSPACILNSNPPDFSDLLANWTSETSQEGLNAGRELMNEINRRVVDADHFGGL; encoded by the coding sequence ATGGCGACCGGTGGCGTCATACAGAGCCTAAGCAAGTTCAGGTTTCCCGTGGCATTCCCGCATTCCTTCCTGCCGGCCACCGTCTGCCCGGAGATGACTTTCCAAGACTTATCTGAGGAGGaaggaatggaggaggaagaggaggaggaggaagaagaagaggaggaggaggaagggagggaggatatggaggctgaaGACCGTCCCAGACGCCACAACCCTGACAGACAAGATGAAGGAGCATCCTCTTCCGACTCCGGCCTCAACAATGCAGAAATGACTCTGCAGCTGCTTCGGTTTGCTGAGCGCATCAGCGACGACATCCAGCGATACTTTGGCAGGAAGAGCAAAGAGGACGACTCGGACGCCTGCGACATCTACGAGGACTCCTCTTCCCCTCCGCTGTCGGGGCGGGTGCGCTACTACGCGGACCTGTTCAGGATTTCTCAGAGCGGGGAGCCAGAGGAAGAGGACGGCTTCTCCGGCTCTCTGAAGCCCCTGGTGCACCTCAACCAGCAGCTGTGGCGGTCCCTCTGTTGCGACGAGGGGGCCGAGAAGCTGGGCCCACTAGCCGAGCTCTTTGAATACGGCTTGTGCCCGTATGCCAAGCAGCCAACCGCCTCTGACAGCAGGAAGCTGAGGCTGGAAAGGAAGTACGCCCACGTCACCCCCATGCGCAACAGGAAGTTGCCCTCGTCCTTCTGGAAGGAGCCGGCCCCCAGCCCTGCTTGCATACTCAACAGCAACCCTCCTGATTTTAGTGACCTTCTGGCCAACTGGACTTCTGAAACTAGCCAGGAGGGACTGAATGCCGGCCGAGAGCTGATGAATGAGATCAACAGGCGGGTGGTGGACGCTGACCATTTTGGTGGTCTTTGA